A window of Argopecten irradians isolate NY chromosome 1, Ai_NY, whole genome shotgun sequence contains these coding sequences:
- the LOC138330190 gene encoding E3 ubiquitin-protein ligase TRIM71-like → MAAVSNPLNTTCFRHEENQLDWFCDTCSVLICLKCSSYNHRGHNTTRLSERTPLNKVKIKAFINEVEENSLTRIQNELNSSEDSISGEQFENVIQEVENRGQELRRGLDTYIQQIISELKQLKDENGKIRRGYKMELERKLDQLKENVEQCKETIQTGTDLQVFFTMNGVDKAIILPRKPVLGTAIFSPVGGSLGQIFGKVTLTRPTWLEVSSDGQNSLPQQTNRGIVYPPLSGSSEPQQRSLPDTGSTAPQDYPTVPYQSSPPRYEDFQHTNVLPELRSMVNISSISPTKTGDAWTSYWKSDNLTRLTSQGEVVQSMQIPVVVKDISVSPCTNNLWVCSDKDNSVLELTSTTLTHRFRTKDEPKALCITVEDLVLIGTKHRITKYTTKGKWVSSSKAPLLKKSTVYSPQKISQCPVTENIAVVDRDRSGEGGQDKPKIVVLNVDLEELFRYGQSQYKGARTSKHFNPWDVAYDRMGNLVVADGGNCCLHLLGGNGAYLRVLHTDTAL, encoded by the coding sequence ATGGCCGCTGTCAGTAACCCTCTCAATACTACCTGCTTCCGCCACGAAGAGAATCAGTTGGACTGGTTCTGTGACACGTGTTCGGTCTTGATTTGTCTCAAATGTTCTTCGTATAATCACAGAGGCCATAACACTACTCGGCTGAGTGAGAGGACCCCTCTAAACAAAGTCAAGATTAAAGCATTTATCAACGAAGTGGAAGAAAATAGTCTTACTCGAATTCAAAATGAACTCAATTCGTCCGAAGATAGTATCAGTGGAGAGCAGTTCGAGAATGTTATCCAAGAAGTAGAAAACAGAGGTCAAGAGCTCAGACGTGGACTGGATACTTACATACAGCAAATTATTTCTGAATTGAAACAATTAAAAGATGAAAATGGTAAAATTCGTCGAGGCTACAAAATGGAGCTTGAAAGAAAACTCGACCAATTAAAGGAAAATGTAGAGCAATGTAAAGAAACTATACAGACCGGAACTGATTTGCAGGTTTTCTTTACTATGAATGGGGTCGACAAAGCCATCATATTACCAAGGAAACCCGTTCTTGGTACGGCCATATTCAGCCCCGTTGGAGGAAGCCTTGGACAGATATTCGGCAAAGTAACGCTGACTCGACCCACATGGTTAGAAGTAAGTTCTGATGGTCAGAATTCTCTGCCACAACAGACCAACAGGGGAATTGTATATCCTCCTTTGTCAGGAAGTAGTGAACCACAACAAAGGTCTTTACCGGATACAGGTTCCACAGCGCCACAAGATTATCCAACGGTACCCTACCAGTCGTCACCACCACGTTACGAAGACTTCCAACATACAAACGTCTTACCAGAACTTAGATCAATGGTGAATATTTCGTCCATCTCTCCTACCAAAACTGGTGACGCGTGGACGAGTTACTGGAAAAGTGACAACCTGACACGACTGACCAGTCAAGGGGAGGTAGTTCAGAGTATGCAGATTCCAGTAGTTGTGAAGGACATCTCTGTGTCGCCTTGTACCAACAACCTGTGGGTTTGCTCAGACAAAGACAACTCGGTGCTGGAGCTTACCTCCACTACACTGACACACAGATTCCGAACAAAAGATGAGCCAAAAGCCTTGTGTATTACCGTGGAAGACTTGGTACTGATCGGCACGAAGCACAGAATCACTAAATACACGACCAAAGGAAAGTGGGTTTCGTCTTCTAAAGCGCCATTGTTAAAGAAATCAACTGTTTATTCTCCACAAAAGATCTCGCAGTGTCCAGTCACGGAGAATATCGCAGTGGTCGATAGGGATAGATCAGGCGAAGGCGGACAGGACAAGCCGAAGATTGTAGTCTTGAACGTTGACCTCGAAGAACTCTTCAGGTATGGACAATCTCAGTACAAAGGTGCGCGTACTTCGAAACATTTCAATCCGTGGGATGTAGCTTACGACCGGATGGGGAACCTAGTGGTTGCGGATGGCGGAAATTGCTGTCTACATCTTTTGGGTGGCAACGGAGCGTACCTTCGTGTGTTACATACTGACACAGCTCTATAG